The nucleotide sequence CCATTCAGCTCTATTTTAGAGGTGTGTAGATGTCCATGTGCACTTCTGCAGCGGCCCGCCCACCGAAACACAACTCAAGAGAGGTGCTAGAGGAGGCAGttggcgaagaagaggaggcgccgaCGATGAAAGTGGAAAAACCTTTAACAGAAGTACGAAGTAGAGAACGACGAGCCAGTTCTCTCACGAGTCGGTGATCAGCGGAATATTGGTGACAGATACTCGCTGTTGTTTGCTTGCGATGCGTTGCTTCggctgcctctgctgtggtGACTGTAATGTCGCTACTTGTACCGGTGTGGCTCAGCATACGCGTCAATAACAATGACATCAACAGCATCAGCTTCAGCAACGACGACACAAGAGCGCGGGCAGATGTGGTGGAAGTGCAGATGAGATGCTCGGtaagaaaaagaaaacaatgagtttgtgtgtggatgtggtgTAGAAACGTGTGTCTTTTActgcctttttctctctttcccaccccCTTGGCGTTCCCCTGTCACTTCGTCTTcacagcagtgctgctgcagcggcggcggctttcGTTTTGCAAAAAGGCATCAACACACGGAAACACAAAtgcgcacgcaggcacagtcgcctcctctcctccatgTGCAGCGCACAGCCAAGCcaaaggcaaaagagaaagagaagagcaactGACCAGGAAGTCGAGACCCAGTAAAAGAAgggccccctcctcccaaaGCGTTAAGACACGCGTGCCTTGAGAAAGacaacagcacacacacacacacacacacacacacacacacacatacacacacaaacacattGAAAGTCCTTTCCCCCGTAAGCCCACAACACAAGAGAACctacgagagggagagagagcgaaggcaCAAGCACAGGCTGCACATATGGCAGAAACAACTCGGTGTCGACGTAGTGACCTCACTTGTGCCCGAATTAAGTGACGAGCTCGTCACTCTGCCTCAACTCGATCTGGCAGGTACGCTCCTTTTTGTTGCTTTTGACTCTCATCTGCTTAGCTCCGTCACCCAGATGCGCAGCCACCGGAGATCGGCGCTTTGGGCAACGTATGCACGTTGCCGCCACGGCGGttgacagcggcagcccAGCCACTAttgcccccgccccccagCGCctggccaccgccaccgcggcggttCAGCATCGCTCGCAGCGAGCCCAATATGCCGCCGTCGTTTGCTGGCGCATTTGCCGCACGAGGCGCGGGGTGTTGATACTCTTCTACCACCTGTGTCATTGGTTGGGTTGTGAAGAGCGTTCgtgcaaagagagagagcatgCCCCAGAACGCGAGGAGGAAGCCCCTCACGGTGAAAGGCTTCTTCTCCACGACACGGCCGTTGTGAATGTAGGCCATCTACGATCTGTGCAGCACATGTTACAGTGCGCTCgcccgacacacacacacacacgcacatacgaGCGAGTCAGATGGCGAAGTTCGAGACCGTGACAAATCAACAAacaaagcgaagagggaggcaagCAGAGCAGAGGGGGTACGATGAAAGGAAGAGCGCGCTGGAAGGCCAAACTGGTGTATCGTGAACGAAGGGAATCCAGGGaagcgagcagcaggcaagAGAGGTGGAAACAACCTCCACAAAtcaggcagcggtgcagggcagcagctgcaacaaCTGTGTCGCATACTGATAGGCTATGGGATGGCGAGCTCTGTGAAAGGCCATGAGGGAAGGGAGTGAACGATGAGTCAAGCTCAAGCGGCGACCGAACCACCACAACAAGAAATCACGTCGTCCGCAGGAGCAGTGCGTACCCacggcaccaccgcatcCCGTGGGGGGCCTTCCAGTTACGTACGCGACGCTCACCAGTTTTCTTCTGAGGTTGTGGTTGCCCTGTCCATCCGTGAGTTATTAGTCAAAATGAGTGGAGGGAACAGTCGTAGCAGAAGTCTGGGCGGCTGgacacaaaagaaaagccGCCGTTGTTGCGAAGACACTAATACATACGTCTGCATGGGGGACACAAAAATGTGTTTCGCACACCACCTCAACCTCAAACCATTGTTCGCCTCAGGGCCGCGGAGGGGTCGCCGCGCGCCAGCGACTccaacaacacacacgctcgaCAGAGACGCTGACTCGTTAGGTAACTACACTTCTCACATGGCTTGGGCGGGCTTGCCGGCACGGCTTCCAGCGCCTGCACTTCCAAGTGCTCCCCACTGTAGACAGTGTCCGCAATGCAGCGGGGACGAAGAGCCTCCAAGTCCTTCATTAGTGTGCGGGCAGCGCCTCGAAAGGCCTCTTTAGCGTACGTGCACTCGGTGGTAAAGTAGTCCAACTTCTTGAAGTGCGCGTAGAGCACGATCTCCTTCTCGTAGGCGTACTTGAGTGGCTTTACTCGTGGCAAAATCCCCTCGCCAGAGGCTACGGCACTCGTGCAGCgcgacagccgcggcgcATCGGCGCGAAGGACGTTCATAAGAATGGTCTCTGCCATGTCGTCAGCGTTGTGACCTGTCGCGATCTTGTCTGCCTTCACCAGCGCTGCTCCTTTTTCCAAGGCCTGGCGGCGAAACACACCGCAGAAGGTGCAGTTGTTGCGCAGACCCACGACACGCACGATGTCGTCCATTGTCCAGCCAAATATGTTGCGGTATGACAAGATGTGCAGCGGAAGGCCGTAGCACGCGGAGTTGCGCTTTACCGTTTCAAGGCTATCGTCACGGTAGCCCACAATCCCCTCGTCGACACTAACGAGCTCAATATGAATGCCGTACCTGTGCTGCTTGTTGAGCGTGTCGAGGAGATGAATTAGGACGGTGCTGTCCTTGCCGCCACTTGCTCCGCAAGCGACCACGTCGCCACGGACAAACAGGCGCTCCGATTGAATGGTGTCGTGAATCTCAGCCtcgaagagagcaaagaagcaCTCGCGACACAATAGCTGCCCGTTGCGCGGCCGTTTCACTGCTGCCCGCTCCACGCCGCACTTGGTACAAAGAATTTTGGGAGGTGGCATTACTGCGTaactcctctcctctgcacgACTTGTGAGAGAATCCAATGCAGCGTCGGTGGAGACAAGCGAGCACCCCCGCACGCCCCTCAAGAGAAACGCAATGGTCGGTACTTCAAGTCGTGACATGAGGCACATTCAGCGCGGTTAaagttgtgtgtgtgtgtgtgttcaaCAACGTAGCGGAAAGACAAAGTTCCCGTAAAGGGGTGCGTGTTAGCCGTTCCAGGAGGACAACAACAAGTAGTAAGTAGAGAATCCAGAAAGTGAGGGAGAAAGACGACACAGTAAACACGTAAGTGAGGGGATAACGCTGAGACTATCACAATAGCCAGTCGAGTAACGCAAGGTCCCAATCCCCTTGCTGTTCCTTCGCATTCTTCCAGAGGTATGCTTGCTATGTGTTTGCGTATAGGCTGAAAAATCGTTGTTTTTTTGTGGCGgatatgtatgtgtgctttCACCTGATGTGATAGTGGCCAGCCCAACGCTGCTGGGAGGGTCAATCCCGCGTGTGTGAATGCGTGGCATCTTGACCACAAGACCACAAATGTCCCCTCTCAGTCACTGCTACTTCCAGGGAGAGTGGTGCAAGACCACGGTAGGCTTCGCGTGCAGCATCACAGACACTCGGTCCTCCATGGACTcatgatgccgctgctgttgctgctgcacatccaTCACATAAGGAGGAACGTGCGCAGCTGTCGGtaaaggcgctgctgccccagaggcgaagctgctTGCGCAGGCGAagcgaggcgcaggtgggTCAATAAGTCCCTTCGCAAACGCCGAATCACGCACTTGTGCAGGAAGCCGCACGGCGTCCTTGCGAGGATGCAACAACGCGGACAGTGACGAGGTAGCAGTAACATCCGGCTGAATAAAGGAGGCAATATCAGAGTAGTAGGTGCTCTCCTCACACGAGGGTGGACGCTGCACCATGATGTGGATGGACGACTCTTGCGGCCTTTTAGTGCCGTTGCTCAATCGCGCGGGTGTGGACACCAGTTGGGAAGCACAGCCTGCTCGTTGCCGCTCAAGCACGCCGTTCTGCAGGGAAggtgtgggtggcgctggtACACGGATCGATGTGCGGGCGGCAGTCTCATTCGGGTGCGATGCCGCTAGAGCATTCGCCGGCAATTGGGCGTCGCTATGCAGGCGCTGATGTATGTCCGACACAATAGCCCAGAGAGAGGCAATATTCTCTTGCATTGCGGCTTGTTCCCGCCGTCCCTGCGTGGTGTGCTCCTGAAGCGCAGCCTCCATGGCTGCGGCTTGGTCCATTGAGCGCCGCACGACTTCGTTGCAGGCGCCTTGCTGAGCGgtgagctggtgctgcaagTCCCTGTGGGCTCGGAGGAAGGCCGAATACtgtccctgctgctgccggacGAGTCGCTGCACCTGCCATAGCGACACTTTCATCTGCCTAATGGCTGCCGGTACAGATCCCAGCAATGATGCTGCGTAAGTGTCGTTGTTTGCTCGCTGAGTGTCGCCAatgtcgtcgctgtcgtgtAGTCTCCTCAACGGCACACGAGAGGTCCTCTCAGGTGTCTTCTGAGGTGAAGCGGAGGATCCTTTGTTCCCACGCAGGCGAATTGCGAAGCTGCTCAGCTGCGGCATGGGGCGCTGCGACGACGTCATGGACGAAACAGTCGACGCTGCAAATGAGGTGGCTATGGGGGTCTCGCAGGTGCACTTTGCACTTATCGCAGCTGGAGCCGAGGAATGCGCGCTGCTGAGTTCAGCGATGGTGCTCGGCAGTGCCGAGTCATCCCCTACAGCTGACACACCATCCACAGAAGCTCTGCGTGCACTGGGTGGAGCTGAATGGACAGAGTTAGTGGGATGACAATGAAGCGATTGTGTCTCTCTTGCTGTACCCCTTAATTGCCTGTGCAGAGCCCCGCGGTGACTGCTCGCAGTTGCGCTGAGCGGGTTGCTCGGCACGGCCCTAGCAGGTACAACGGaagaagcagaaagagggTCTGCTGACTGGGACTGCCCATTGGATGGTACGACTGACGCTGAACCCACGCTTGCCCCTGCGCCCCTCCACGATACATCCGCTTCCGGGGTGGCGCTTCGCAAGTCAACTTGAATTGATGGTGGCGAtgactgctgctgagcaggtggtacagctgcgcctccagaCAAGTTCGACTTGACCGCCCAAGACAGCGAAGACCGCTTTCGCGACTCTACTGTGGCGTTCTCCCGCGATAACACGGACCTGCGGGAGTGGGATGAGGTAATATCGATAGTGAGAGACGTTGGAGAGCCCATGCACTGCTGAGCCACGACGGCATCATGCATTACGGAAGAGGTGCTGAGGCGATTTCCACCGCTGTCGCTAGTGCTGCGCGTCGGGCGACTAAGACGGCTCAGTTTGTTCAGCCGGTGGTAAAAATCCAGCCCAGAAATGACCTcctcagctgctggagggACTGGGTACTTTGAGGGGGAGATTGACGAAGGCTTGGCGAGAGGGGTGCGCTCACCACAATGGTCAAGATGCTCTTTCATCGCATCAAACCGCATTTCTATGCTGCAATATGGGCACACGGTCAGGGTACTCATGGAACTACTTGCTCGGTTGTCTGCTAACGCATGCCTATGTGGATGAAGATGTACCTGTGTAAGTCGCGTGTTCCTGCAGCCGAGTCGGGCAAGGGGGAGCCGCACGTTCAAGGCGAAGCGCCGGTCACCCAGCCCCGCAATCTCTATGTATGTCTTTGACCGTGGGTACTACTAGGGATGAGCTGCGGGAACCAACGTTGTCATTGAGATCCATGCGGatagagggggagggtgcaaCAGGTATCAGTGGAAGTACGACGGAAGGCGCACACTAAAGCATAAACAAAACGAAAACAACGCGCCATGGAAGCCATCAAAGCACACGACAAGTAGAACGGCACGCGTGTAACCACAACGCAGCAACATCCAAGAAAAACATCTCCCCCAGCCTGAGAACGCAATGTGCCGCGCTGCATGTAGGAGACGGCACTGTGGGGTTACTCACCTTcagacgcacgcgcacggcTGGACATCCTCAGATGCCGGCAGCAGTCATCTCGTATGCACTCCAGCTGTCTTCGTGTCTACTTGAttggtttttttttctttcttttccctgccGTACTCCTGCGAGCGACAAAGAGATGGAAATAAGCATGGGAGGGCCCCACTCCCCTCACAGCTGTTCATGTCGCGGACCTGGCATTGAGCCCTGGTACAACACACGCTCACGTAAGCACGGGATTCCTATGAATATTATTATGCCTCTTCGTGTTAGCGGTGAACAGTGGTGGGTCGCTGCGCCACTGTTGGGACGCCCTTCACCTTAGACGTCaaccgctgcggcacctcgcCTGGTCGACGAGCGCCAATCGACGAGTTGCGCATGGCGAGGGAGACAGTGGGGTTCGTCACCCCTCGCGAATTCAGCGCTGACGGTCGTTGCCTCTTTGCGGATGCTGAATGCACGGCCAATTCGTGCAGGGGCAGCGGCCGTGAATTGGATGTCATCTTTTCTGAGAGGTCGAACCCTTCCGGAGAGCGCCTCTCCGACACCACCTCTTTCTTCAGTCGTCCAGCGTGTCGTCGCTGCTTGTTGCGGAAAGGCAGCTGCATGGGGGACAAGATGCCACCCTGCTGGGGGTGCGGAGTCCACAGCTCAGGGGACGCCAGCTCTGTCATCACGCTCTTacctctcccactctctcgTGTTGCTTTGAAAATTGGCGATggaatgcgctgctgcatcggtgAACGAAGAGGGCACCGGCTGTGCCGatcgagcagctgcaacggACGCTGAGCAGACGCGTTTGAGCCGGTCGTTggcgtcatcgtcgcccGATCCCTATTCGATCGGCGCATTGCAGAAGCAGTGCGTGACGTGCTGCGCGTTACTGAGGAGGCCTTTCTTCGCGTGGCAATCGCGGTAGTGCGGCTACCTTGCGCCTTGCTAATATCTGAAGGCGGGGgggctcgctgctgcagcctccGTTCGTTTTCGGCTGCCACGACAACAACAGCTAAGGCGGCACATTCCCCTTCAGTGCCTTCCTGTTGTACTCGAGGAAGTCCTTggcccgccgccgcgcgtGACGGCGACAGCAACGTAGTCATTGGCGCGTTCTCTGACAACTTTGCAGTGATGTGGAAAAGCGGTTCCGCCTTCCGGCCTGATGCTTTTCCAGGGAGTGGGAGTACGTCTTCCATAGAAGCAGAGGCGaccgcaccgccactgcgAGGCGCAGACAACGTGGCAGCAATCGACACACTCTTAGAGCAGGCAGttgctgcgcgctgctgcgtcctCGAAGCCGACGCATCGGTCAATCCTGGTGGCAGCTTATCGGCAATTATCTCCACTTCCATCGGTGTAGTGGTGAAACCATGCACGCAGGCTGTGGAAGGACGCTGGCTATGTCGAGAGTTGCGCTCGGGTAGGATTCCTTCCGGGGTGGGTGTTCCAGCGTTGTTATCGCtgcttcctttcccctccaACAATGCGCTGTGTTGGCGCGATAGAGGGCTGCTGCCCTTGCACTCCTCCAGAACTTCCGCCTCGAGGGAGTCGTCTGAGACGATGTCAACCCCACACGATGCCATGACGTGAGAAACACCACCGCTTTcccggcgctgcgcgcgtcTTGTCGCCACGAGTGAAGCCCGTGCCTCACCAGCGTTGGAAGCATCGCGCTTCTGCATCAGCGACACGCTCGCTAGCGATGGAGACGATGAGCGCAAGCGGGTCTCGTAGCTCCACGTCTGGTCCCCTTCGCGCATGGTTCCAAAAGCGGTGACGATGCCGCTCACCTCCTTATCGTCCCGCTCCTCATGCCGCGGCACGAGGGACATCCAGGAGTCGCTGggctgcgtcgctgcactTTCGCCGTACCGCACAGCGTAAAAGAAGGCGGTAGGCAGGGATGCGTAGTACGGTACGACGACGGCCTCCCACACGTAATAAAACAGCGCCGCCTCACTCTCTGCCGGGCGCACCGCCCACCAAGAAGAGTCGTGCAGTGCCGTCTCGGGCAAGTCGCGAGTGGGCAAGGTGGTGGACATAGACTGTAGCCGGAAGGGCACAGCAGAAGGTCCGTCCATCAccagcttctcctccgctgcatCTCCGTTGCTTGTCATCACCTTCCGGTGCCCTCTAGTGCCGCGTGGCGAGCCTGGGGATAGCACTGAGCTGCTGACCCCGAAGCTTGAGTCTGGCCGGGACGCGGAGCCTGCAGGCAACGAGGCTGATGGTTGCACGGCGACGCCGTGGAGATACAGGCTGTCTGTCGGCACCATAGTCTGGAACTCAACCACTTCGCTGCTCAATATCTCCGCCTTCACCTCTGGCCCCCCACGAGCGGGGCGATACGGGTTCCACTGTGTTCGTCTACTCCCCAGAGCAGTCTGCAGCGCGGCTTCGCTGTGAGTTGCGGCCCACAGCTTCGACCACAGCGcatgcagctccttctctgccacgGTGTCCAGCTGTTGTGCAAAGTCTAAGGAGGTCCGCCACTCCGACGACACGGTGGTGAGGCTTGGCACCTCATCGTGACCCTGCGCGTAGGACGAGGCAGATGCGCTGCACcagagcggcgacggcgccgacatCTCCGCGGGAGTCATGGTCTCGATTAAGGGTCCACCTAGTGATACCGAAGCAGTGTCACTGCTGAGGGCCAGTGATGATGATAGGCTGCGTTCCACGGAGGTGCCCTGCAACGCTCCTCGCGAGATCGACGCCGGTGGTTGccctgcagcgccggcgccgatCCTTCCACCTGTACCTCCTACCATGTTGTTTGTGCGCCGCCCATCGAAGGGCGTGGTGGACCGCCAGAGGCTGGCTCTCGGTGCTTCGGCGGTCTGGTCATGTGGCACTCGCGGCTCTGTCATCCATACAGATACAACCCTACTCCCTTACTGTCTATGGGATGAGAAAGAAGGCGAGAATCAGCCTCAGGGGCGGAGAGAGTCCAGGGGAGACGCTGGTACAAAGCCGTGTAGGAGAGCAGAGAATTGTTACCGCCAGCGCAGAGTGTGGGGGAAGTTGAAGAGGGGGTGTGAGGGCAGAACAACAATAAAAACGAACAGAGACtgctcaagcagcagcagcagcagcagcggcgtagcagaggagaacaggtaagtaggggggaggggggaaggttTTGTGGCCGCAGGAGGTGTATtgatggagggaggagagccaACAGAGGCTGGAAGGTGAACCGCAACAAGAAGGTGAAATGTCGCCCCTCTGTATACACATCCACAGGTGCTACGCAGGAAgtgcaagagggagagaagggggggggaagatgTTACTAAGCGAGCTACACCCAAAGCGAAGGTCAGATTGGAAATCGACAAGGAGAAAGCCGCAAAGGTACAGAACACCTTCGCCACGCAGGACAGCAGCACTcgcctcttttcgctcttgcCTCCAACAACAAGAAGTGAGTGGTGGTGATTGGGAATGGGGTCGAGATGAGCAATGAAAAGaagtggagagaaagagaacgacAGTCAGGTGACGTTGCTATTCAGTTGTGTACTTCGTTGAGGGCAGCACTTGAGTGTTGCGCAGGGAGTGCATCGCATGATGGTGTCGAGGAGCAAGAAATGGGGGAACAGCATGTCATCAAAAATGTGTGCACAGAAGAATACGCGGGTTGGAGAGTGGAGAATGGAGAATGGAGGTAAACGGTGTGGTGAAAGCCACATGTTGATGGGGGAGCGGacatggggggagggaggtggtgttAGCACAGTCATGGCCACTGAGGCGaccgcagaggaagagaaagcaaaggaTGTCTTCGTTAGtttcggtgtgcgtgtgagttGCAGCGACaacgccttcctcctcaatgaaaaaaaaagagaaggataACAGCGTTTTGCTAGAAgtgcgcaccagcgcacaCAAAGGGTGGTAGTGATTGAGTGTGATGCATGTGCGGCCGTCATGACTGGTATCATCACCTGCGTTTCCAGAGCAGGGGTAGGGCCAAGAAGCcgtgtgttggtgtgcctgtgcccgtttcgcctccctccccttttgcTCCGTTGTTGACTTGGGGTGCGAAGACTGCGACTCTGTCAAGAGAAGAGCGGAAAAGAGCAGGCAGatgagaagaaaaagatACAACAAGCGTAGCTTCCCGATGTGAATGATGCTCATGGGAGGCACGTAAtacgaaaagagaagaagtgaAAAGCTTTGCGGGACAGTGCCACTGCTCGAGGCGCCGATGTGCTTCACATGCCTtctgttctccctcttcccactGTGCGCACCTACTGCCACCTCTCGTGCTTGCTTCACACAAGCAacgcgaggagcagctgagggaagagaggggggtggggggcaaCAATGTCGtaaaggaggggaggtgcaCCGAGCGGTGACCAAGCTGTTAGGACAGCACTATACAAGGACCGATTCAGAGAAGAAGGTACACCGATGGCACTCATCACAGAACAAAGCTGAGCCAAAGTGATGAGACGTAACAGAGGGGAAACACAAAAACTGACGCAGCGATCTAAACACGCGCCTCAGCGAGCGACAGGGCCcaagcacacatgcacaccggCAACGAGGAAAAtaacaacaaaaaaggagTACACAGGAGAACCCTCCGGGCCTCTGCACCTCATAGGCAGTCGCAGAGCATGGGAACAGTCTAGATTGAGCGGAAACACGCGCCCAGGGGTGGCGTCATGCGCGAAGTGAAAGAAACAGAGTCGGGAgtgcaacacacacactcacacggACAGAAATATGATAacaaggggagagaaagttGCGAGTGGCCAGTAGGCGCAGTCAGCTAGCTGTGCCGTGAGATGAGGGGTTTCTCTGACCTCTTGCTAGCGCCTTGCTGTtgtgggtgctgctgctgctgttgctgttgctccttCCATAGACGTGCAATTGCTTCGACACGTTTGTTGTATTTCTTTGCTTGTCGCTGATGGGGGCTGAGACGCTTCTGCTGCGGCCGTCCACGAGTCCTCTGGCGAGTCGTCGTTCCAGCGGCTCTCGACTGCCCTCTCGTTTTTGAGGCCACTCTACGCTTCGATGCcttctggcgctgcggcgcggcagaggaggacgaagcCCGCCTTTGCCGCCACGAGTGCGCGATCTTCGATGCGCGCCACCGGCTCGACACCGCTCCAGTACCCTTTTGCCGTGCGCACGACGCCAGTGGAGCAGAAAAACACTGAAGTGCCGTGGTTCTCGTTGAGCAGGCGCCGAAGTAGAGTGCGCCAGGACCTAGAGGAGAGCGACTGttgaaggcgaagaagacaCCAGTGAGACGCAGCAGAGCTGTGGATGTTCGCAGCATCGTCTCCGCTACTAAAGAATCCTACCGTGTACCTGCACTTCTTTTAGGtttctgtgtttttttttttgcttttcagCAGCCTGGCTCGGCAAAGCGAATCGCTTACAAGTTGTAAAAGCGGCACCAATgcgaaggggaagagggtagCAGCGAGGGTGTACCAATAAGGTCGAACGCCTGTGTTAGTAGGCGTGCTGGGGGGCTTTCTCTATtgaccctctccctcttcgtttGCGAGTGTCTCTCTCAATGGCTGAGAGAGGCCAGTGTtgggaaggaaggggggaggtaaTAGACGGAGTGAGAATgggcacaagagagaaggcgatgaGTGTGCGCACGTCTGTCCACAAcggcagagagaagatggTGTGGAGGGCCAATGCACAGGCGACGTTGTGCTACGCGGCCTCCACACAACGCGTGCGTACAGAGGCGGGCACCTCAACGCACACCAACGGATCCCTCTCCTGTTTTCCCGTGAAtcaaagagggggaaagaaaaggagttCATCTGATGCAGCAGGCAACGCTTAGCGCAAAGCCACGCAGACAACGCACTGAAATGGTGCGAGGGGAGGAAGTTCCACAAGGAGTAtagacgctgctgctgctgctgctaccgtGTCAGCTGATGGCGAGTTGCGGCTCGACGAGGACACAAAGGCTGATACGGTATGAGGAGGTTCCTCAAGgcaagcaaacaagagaaaagaagcactaacacacacacacgaagcgCGACGCTCTGCAACATCATAGCTAAGAAGCAGGCGACAGGCGATAATGTGATAAACAGAAAGCGACTtcagcaaaggaaaaggaggaagtaACAAGAGGAGCACCAGCAAACGATACACAAGagcgcctcccccccaccccccaaacacacacacacacaaaaataAAAGTCCTGGGACCCCTCCCCAGGGTCATCCCCTGTCGCACATTCTCATGCATCTCGACGAATCTCTCCACTGCAGTGTCAATGCGCAGCAGTCCTCGctcgtcgtcctcgacaTAACCCACGCAGCCACCGAGTCACCATCGTCCCGTCTACAAAAAGAGGAATCCCACAGCAAGCAGTGGAACAGTAAAAATAAAAACATGTTGCACGtacaagcgcgcacacaagagACGCCGCAAAAGTTGTCCCTCTTCACTACAGGGGATGAGCCGA is from Leishmania panamensis strain MHOM/PA/94/PSC-1 chromosome 35 sequence and encodes:
- a CDS encoding tRNA 2-thiocytidine synthase, putative (TriTrypDB/GeneDB-style sysID: LpmP.35.6280), with the translated sequence MPPPKILCTKCGVERAAVKRPRNGQLLCRECFFALFEAEIHDTIQSERLFVRGDVVACGASGGKDSTVLIHLLDTLNKQHRYGIHIELVSVDEGIVGYRDDSLETVKRNSACYGLPLHILSYRNIFGWTMDDIVRVVGLRNNCTFCGVFRRQALEKGAALVKADKIATGHNADDMAETILMNVLRADAPRLSRCTSAVASGEGILPRVKPLKYAYEKEIVLYAHFKKLDYFTTECTYAKEAFRGAARTLMKDLEALRPRCIADTVYSGEHLEVQALEAVPASPPKPCEKCSYLTSQRLCRACVLLESLARGDPSAALRRTMV
- a CDS encoding hypothetical protein (TriTrypDB/GeneDB-style sysID: LpmP.35.6290), giving the protein MSTLTVCPYCSIEMRFDAMKEHLDHCGERTPLAKPSSISPSKYPVPPAAEEVISGLDFYHRLNKLSRLSRPTRSTSDSGGNRLSTSSVMHDAVVAQQCMGSPTSLTIDITSSHSRRSVLSRENATVESRKRSSLSWAVKSNLSGGAAVPPAQQQSSPPSIQVDLRSATPEADVSWRGAGASVGSASVVPSNGQSQSADPLSASSVVPARAVPSNPLSATASSHRGALHRQLRGTARETQSLHCHPTNSVHSAPPSARRASVDGVSAVGDDSALPSTIAELSSAHSSAPAAISAKCTCETPIATSFAASTVSSMTSSQRPMPQLSSFAIRLRGNKGSSASPQKTPERTSRVPLRRLHDSDDIGDTQRANNDTYAASLLGSVPAAIRQMKVSLWQVQRLVRQQQGQYSAFLRAHRDLQHQLTAQQGACNEVVRRSMDQAAAMEAALQEHTTQGRREQAAMQENIASLWAIVSDIHQRLHSDAQLPANALAASHPNETAARTSIRVPAPPTPSLQNGVLERQRAGCASQLVSTPARLSNGTKRPQESSIHIMVQRPPSCEESTYYSDIASFIQPDVTATSSLSALLHPRKDAVRLPAQVRDSAFAKGLIDPPAPRFACASSFASGAAAPLPTAAHVPPYVMDVQQQQQRHHESMEDRVSVMLHAKPTVVLHHSPWK
- a CDS encoding hypothetical protein (TriTrypDB/GeneDB-style sysID: LpmP.35.6300); the protein is MTPAEMSAPSPLWCSASASSYAQGHDEVPSLTTVSSEWRTSLDFAQQLDTVAEKELHALWSKLWAATHSEAALQTALGSRRTQWNPYRPARGGPEVKAEILSSEVVEFQTMVPTDSLYLHGVAVQPSASLPAGSASRPDSSFGVSSSVLSPGSPRGTRGHRKVMTSNGDAAEEKLVMDGPSAVPFRLQSMSTTLPTRDLPETALHDSSWWAVRPAESEAALFYYVWEAVVVPYYASLPTAFFYAVRYGESAATQPSDSWMSLVPRHEERDDKEVSGIVTAFGTMREGDQTWSYETRLRSSSPSLASVSLMQKRDASNAGEARASLVATRRAQRRESGGVSHVMASCGVDIVSDDSLEAEVLEECKGSSPLSRQHSALLEGKGSSDNNAGTPTPEGILPERNSRHSQRPSTACVHGFTTTPMEVEIIADKLPPGLTDASASRTQQRAATACSKSVSIAATLSAPRSGGAVASASMEDVLPLPGKASGRKAEPLFHITAKLSENAPMTTLLSPSRAAAGQGLPRVQQEGTEGECAALAVVVVAAENERRLQQRAPPPSDISKAQGSRTTAIATRRKASSVTRSTSRTASAMRRSNRDRATMTPTTGSNASAQRPLQLLDRHSRCPLRSPMQQRIPSPIFKATRESGRGKSVMTELASPELWTPHPQQGGILSPMQLPFRNKQRRHAGRLKKEVVSERRSPEGFDLSEKMTSNSRPLPLHELAVHSASAKRQRPSALNSRGVTNPTVSLAMRNSSIGARRPGEVPQRLTSKVKGVPTVAQRPTTVHR